A single region of the Triticum dicoccoides isolate Atlit2015 ecotype Zavitan chromosome 2B, WEW_v2.0, whole genome shotgun sequence genome encodes:
- the LOC119363316 gene encoding uncharacterized protein LOC119363316, which produces MTGGSPLPSQAGATPSRLKQNAPASSAFASSSTSLGTDEADEGGIEELEREVADLGRRTLEHRRDAAARFIDATISRLVAFRPPACVEVPSEAQSTAATSHAEAEQNMVEKLKLFKSKTEANIAAVPKVLEKMNACIARMEKVEGLNVNIHPVFQRKW; this is translated from the exons ATGACGGGGGGCTCGCCGTTGCCGAGCCAAGCCGGAGCAACGCCCAGCCGCCTAAAGCAGAATGCCCCTGCGTCTTccgccttcgcctcctcctccacctccttaggGACGGACGAAGCGGACGAGGGGGGCATTGaggagctagagagggaggtggccgATCTGGGCCGCCGAACACTCGAGCACCGCCGTGACGCCGCCGCCCGCTTCATAGACGCAACAATATCGCGCCTCGTCGCCTTCCGCCCGCCCGCCTGCGTAG AAGTTCCAAGTGAAGCACAATCTACCGCTGCAACCTCGCACGCTGAAGCTGAACAAAATATGGTTGAAAAGCTAAAGTTGTTCAAATCCAAGACTGAGGCAAATATCGCGGCCGTGCCCAAGGTACTGGAGAAAATGAACGCATGTATTGCTCGGATGGAGAAGGTGGAGGGATTGAATGTGAATATACATCCTGTTTTCCAAAGAAAATGGTAG